A window of Thermoflexus sp. genomic DNA:
GCCCCGCGAACGCTTCAGATAGGCCCGTGGCTCCGCTCCGAGGTCGGCTGCCCGCAAGAGCCCTCCTGTTCACGTATGGGTATGCTTTCGCTATCCTCCCAGCCTGCCTCATGCCGCGCAATACACACGGAATGTTCGAAAACCAACATCAGGAAATTCCGGATATAGTGGATGGGGAGCTGCTCACACCCCTCGGAAGGAGGGTGAGCGTTCGGACGGTATGGATCGTGGAAGGGGAAGAGGAAATCCCCCGGTTCGTAACCGCCTATCCTCAAACAGGAGAGTAAGCCATGATTCGAGAATTGGACAGCATGGTGCTGGCGCGAGATATACCGGAGCACGGTCTTAAAGCCGGAGACGTAGGAGTTGTGGTTCACATCTCTGGCCTCTCCACAAACGCTTTCCCCGCATAACGCCACGCTGGACCGGGAAAACTTGACGAACCCCCCGGCTCCCTCTATGCTGAGTGAGCGCTCACTTCATGGGAGGCTCCGATGGCATCCCGGATGGCCGGGGAAGCGCGGCGAGCGCAGATCCTGGAAGCAGCGGCGCAGGTCTTCGCCCAGCATGGGTTCCGGGGGGCCACCACCCGGGCCATCGCCCGGGCTGCCGGAGTGGCCGAGGGGACGATTTTCCGATACTTTCCGACCAAACGACATCTGCTCCTGGCCCTGTTCGAGGCCTTTGTCATCCGGCCGATCCAGCAGCAGCTCCAGACGCTGGAGACCATGGAACCCCGGGAGTGGCTGGAGGCGTTCCTCGTGGAACGCCTGACGGCGATGCGCGCCCGCCTTCCCCTGATGCAGGCCCTGTATCAGGAAATCCGAACGGACGAGGCCGTGCGTCAGATGTTTGTGGAACAGATCGCCCGGCCTTTCCTGGAACAGGTGCAGGCGCTGCTGGCCGCCGCGCTGCAGCGACGGCAGCGCCCATTCCATCCCGCTCTGATCCTGTGGGCGATCTGGGGAGCCCTTCATGGGGTGACCGTCTTTGGCATGGAAATGGACCCTGGCCTGGCGGCCCTTCCCCCCGAGCAGATCGCCCGGGAGCTGACGGCGCTGTTCCTGTGGGGGCTGGAGGGCCATCCCGATGAACCCGCCAGGAGGTGAACGACCGATGCGAAGCCGCCGATGGTTGTGGTTCATCCTGCTCATCCCGCTGTTCCTGATCGGCGCCTGGGCGCTCTTCCAGCGCGCCCAGGCGCAACCGCCCGCCTTCCCGGAGACGGCGACGATCCGGCGAGGAACGCTCCGGATCACCCTGAGCGCAGCGGGCAAGATCCGCCCCCGCGCCCAGGCCGCCCTGAACTTCGCAACGGCTGGCACGGTGGCGGAGATCTTCGTCCGGGAAGGAGAGGCCGTTCGCAAAGGGCAGCCCCTGGCCCGTCTGGATACGACAGATCTGGAGCTGGCGGTGCGCCAGGCGGAGATCGCCTACCTCACCCAGCAGGTGATCTACAGTCAGACCGTTCAGGGTCCCAAAGCGGAGGAACTGGCCGCCGCGCGAGCGGCCGTGCGCAGCGCCCAGGCGGCTTTGCAGGCCCTGGAGAAAGGGCCCGATCCCATCGATCTGGAGATCGCCCGGTTGAACGTGGAGATCGCCAAGAACGCCATCTGGCAGGCGCAGCTGACCCGGGATAAAACCGCAGGCACGCCGCTCGCCGCGCCGGTCGATCTGGATCTGGCCAAAGCCCGGGTGGGGCAGGCGGAGCTCCAGGCGGAGGTCGCCCGGCTCCAGTACGAGAAGCTGAAGGCGGGGGCCCGACCCGAACAGCTGGAAGCCGCCCGGGCCCAGCTGGCCCAGGCCCAGGCCAACCTGACCCGGATGCAGCCCGATGCGCTGACCATCGAGCGCGCGCGCCTGCAGCTGGAACAGGCCCGTTTGCAGCTGGAGCAGGCCCGGCGCCGCCTGGAACAGGCCACCCTGGTGGCGCCCTTCGACGGCACGGTCGTCGCCCTGAACATCGAGGTCGGCCAGGTCGTCGGCGCAGGCATCCCCGGAGGGGCCGTCCTCCTCGCGGATCTGAGCGATCTCTACCTGGATCTGACCGTGGATGAGGTGGACGTTGTCCGCCTGAAGGAGAAAATGCCCGTGGAGATCACCCTGGATGCCCTGCCCGGGCGCACGTTCCGGGGCCATATCGAATCCATCGCCCCGGTGGCCATGGAAGCCGGGAGCGCAGCCACTTACCGGGTCCGGGTGGTGCTGGATGAGCGGGATCCCGCCCTGCGGTCAGGCATGAGCGCCACCGTGGAGATCGAAGTGGATCGCCGGGAAAACGTGCTGCTGGTGCCCAACGCCGCGGTCCGCCGCGATCGGAGCACCGGGCGAGCATTCGTCAACCGTGTGGTGGGCGATCGGGTGGAGGAAGTGGAGATCCGTCTGGGCGCTCAGGGTGAAACCGAAAGCGAGGTGCTGGAAGGATTGCGCGAAGGCGATATCGTGGCCCTCGGCGACCTCCGGCCGCCTACCGTTTTCCGCCTCTTCGGACCCAGGCGGTAGCTCTGCCACTGCCGGTTCGCATCAACCCTCTGGTTGGTATCAACGTTCCACTTTCGCAGGGCGATCCTCCAGGCCAATAGGCCGCGAGAAAGGCGTTCTTGACAAGCAGGGAAATCCAGGGTATATTTAGGGCCAAACTTGGAAGATCAAGCGTCATGATGCCCCATCAGCCATTCTGGATGACGTGGATCAAAAAAGCCGCTGCGCCTCCAGGCCCGGACGGTAGTCCGGTCCTGACGTAGCGGCTTTTTGTATCCGTCAGGATCCCAACCCCCAGGCTACCGTCCGGCGGCCTGGGGGTTTCTTTTTTCACAGGACCCAGGATGTTCGGATCGAAGGGAAGTCGGGAATCGGATGGGCGGGGAAATCGCCTGCCCGGTTCCTCTTAACTTCATCCTTTGCGATGGAGGTGGATCATGCCCAGCGGGATCTGTCCGGAGTGCGCGGCCCATGTGCCGCTGCGAGAGGATGTGGTGCTCCATGAATTCCTGACCTGCCCCGAATGTGGCACGGCTCTGGAGGTGGTTTCTCTTTCCCCTCTGACCCTGGATCGCGCGCCCCAGGTGGAAGAGGACTGGGGGGAGTAGGAGGCGATGCCGATGCGGATCGCCCTGTTCTGCACGCTGGTGCGTACAGAGGAGAAGTGGCTGCTGGAGGCGTTCCGGCGTCGGGGCGTGGAGGCAGAAGTCATCCGCGATCGCTCAACGATCCTGGAGGTCGGCGCCCCGGACGGCTGGAACCGCTTCGATGCGGTGCTGATGCGCTCCCTCAGCCACTGGCAGGCGCTCCACGCCGCGCAACTGCTGGAGGATATGGGCCTGCCGGTCATCAACCCGGCGGCGGTGATCCATACCTGCGCCGATAAGCTCCTCACCACCGCGGCCCTGGTTCGAGCCGGCGTCCCAACCCCGCGCGTCCGGGTCGCCTTCTCTCCAGAGGGGGCGCTGCAGGCCATCGAGGAATGGGGCTATCCGGTCGTCCTCAAGCCGGTGCTCGGCTCGTGGGGACGGCTGCTGGCCCGGGTGAACGATCGGGATGCCGCGGAAGCCCTGCTGGAGCACAAGGAGACGCTCGGGGGCTTCGCCCACGGTGTCTATTACATCCAGGAATACATCCCCAAGCCCGGGCGGGACATCCGGGCCTTCGTTGTGGGCGGCGAGACCATCGCGGCCATCTACCGGTCTTCGGAACACTGGATCACCAACACGGCCCGGGGCGGCCGCGCCTCCAAGTGCCCAATCACTTCCGAGCTGGCCGACCTCTGCGCGCGGGCGGCCGCCGCCGTGGGCGGCGGGGTCCTCGCCATCGACCTTTTCGAGGATCCCCAGCGAGGACTTCTGGTCAACGAAATCAACCATTCCATGGAGTTTCGTAATTCGGTGGAGCCTACCGGCGTGGACATCCCCGGAGCGATCGTGGAGTTTGTGATCCGGGTGGCCCGCGATGGGTGGGCCGCCGCTCACTCCCACCCTCATCCTCGGGAGGTCCAGCGATGGAACGGGTCCGCGTGAGCATCGTGGGGGCCTCCGGCTACGTGGGCGGGGAGCTTCTCCGCCTGCTCCTGCGCCATCCGCGGGTGGAGATCGCCCAGATCACCTCCGAATCCCACGCCGGGGAGCCGGTCCACCGCGTGCATCCTCACCTGCGCCGGGCTGCCGTGCTCACCTTCTGCCGGATGGGAGATCTTCGCCCATGCGATGTGCTCTTCGTCGCCCTGCCTCACGGCGAGGTCGCCCCCCGCATCGAATCCTTCGCCGCCCTGGCGCCTGTGGTGGTCGATCTCTCAGCGGACTTTCGGCTCCGCGATCCGGAAGCCTACCGCCGCTGGTATGATCGCCCACATCCCCATCCGGAGTGGCTCTCCCGCTTCGTTTACGGCCTGCCCGAGTGCTACCGGGAGGATCTGCGCGGAGCTCGTTATATCAGCGGGGTCGGCTGCAACGCCGCCGCCGCCATCCTGGCCCTTTGGCCACTGGTTCGGGCCGACATCCTGGATCCAGACCGCCCCATCCTGGTGGATGTCAAGGCCAGCTCCTCGGAGGCGGGCCGTGAACCGAACCCCGGATCCCACCATCCAGAGCGCCACGGCGCCATCCGACCGTATGCCCCCGTCAGCCACCGTCACACCGCCGAGGTCCGCCAGGCCCTGGGCCGTGACACCATCGCCCTCTCTGTGACCGCCGTGGACGCGGTGCGAGGGGTGCTGGCCACGGCGCACGCATGGCCTCGCGCGCCTCTGGCTGAATCCGATCTCTGGCGGATCTACCGCACAGCCTATGGGGAGGAGCCCTTTATCCGGATGGTGAAGGACCGGCAGGGCCTCCACCGGCTGCCGGACCCCAAGGCCGTAATCGGAAGCAACTTCGCGGATGTGGGCTTCGCTGTGGAGGAGGAAACGGGGCGGATCGTCGCTCTGTGCGCCCTGGACAACCTGATGAAAGGCGCAGCAGGATCGGCGGTTCAGTCCCTGAACATCGCCATGGGCTGGCCGGAGACCGCCGGGCTCGACCTGATCCCAGTATATCCGGCATAGCGCGTATTCATGAAGAACCGCGCTGTAGGTCTTCCGGTGTGGAGCGAACCATTTCCTGCAACCTGCATATCCCCACCGCTCGGGAGGCACACCATGTGGGTGATCAAGATCGGCGGGAACGCCGCCGTGAACGCGGAGGCCGTCCTGGAGGAGCTGGCCGCATGGGCCCGGGAAGGCCGGCGCTGGGTGCTGGTCCACGGGATCTCCGCGGAAGCAGATGCGCTGGGGGAGGCCCTGGGGCATCCGCCCCGCTACGTGACGTCGGCCTCCGGGTTCACCAGCCGCTACACCGATGAGCGCACGCGGGACATCCTGCTGATGGCCTATGGCCGGGTCAACGCCCACCTGGTGGCCGGCCTGCGCCGCCGTGGAGTCCACGCCATCGGCCTGAGAGGGATCGACGGGGGGCTGCTGCTGGCTCGCCGGAAGGAAGCGCTGCGGATCCGCGAGGGGGATCGCTTCCTGATCCTGCGGGGGGATTATTCGGGGACGCCCATGGGGGTGAACGCGGCGCTGCTCCGCGCGCTTCTGGAACAGGGGCTCTACCCGGTGATCGCCCCGATGGGGATCACGCCGGAAGGGGAGGTCGTGAACGTCGACGGGGATCGAGCGGCCGCGGCCATCGCCACGGCCCTTCGAGCGGAGGGGCTGATTTTCCTCACGGGCGCCCCCGGCTTGCTCCGGTCGTTCCCGGATGAGCAAACACGGGTGGCGGAGCTGCGCCTCGAGGAGCTGGAGGAAGCGATGGCCTGGGCGCAGGGGCGCATGCGCCATAAGCTCCTGGCGGCGCGGGAGGCCCTTCAGAACGGCCTTCGCTGCGTCTGGCTGGCCGATGGTCGCCGCCCCACGCCCCTGACCGCTGCCCTCCAGGGGGAAGGAACCCGTATCCTCGCCACGCCTTCCGGGATCCCCCTGCAGGTGGAAGCCATGGGCTCCGAACAGCCCCTGTCCGCTTCCGGGCGAAAAAAAGGATAAGGGTCCGCCTGCGACTTCCGACGAAACACCATCCGAGCTCATTCGGGGGCCAATCCTCCGCTATCTCCATCAGGAGGTTTGTCGGATGGATGTCCGGGCGATCGAAAGCCGCTACACCAGCGGCGTCTACCCCAAGCGAGACCTGGTGCTGATCCGGGGGGAAGGCGTGTATGTGTGGGACGCGGAAGGACATCGCTACCTGGACGCCACCGGCGGCCAGGGGGTTGCCCTCCTGGGCCACAATCCTGCGGCGGTCCGGGCGGCCCTCCGGGAACAGATGGACCGCCTGATGATTTGCCCGGAGATCTTTTACAACGACCGGCGCGCGGAGCTGCTGGAGGCGCTTCAGAGCATCCTCCCCGGTGGCCGGGCATGGCGGATCTTCCTGTGCAATTCCGGAGCGGAAGCGGTGGAGGCGGCCATCAAGTTCGCCCGCTGGCGCACCGGACGCAGGGAAATCATCGCCGCCCGCCGCGCCTTCCACGGGCGCACGATGGGCGCCCTTTCCGCCACCTGGAACCCGGCCTATCGTCAGCCCTTTGAGCCGCTGGTTCCGGGTTTCCGCCATATCCCCTTCAACGACGTCGACGCCCTGGAGGCCGCCATCGGCCCGGAAACCGCCGCCGTGATCCTGGAGCCCGTTCAGGGGGAGGGAGGCGTATGGCCGGCGGATCCGGCGTTCCTGCAGGCGGCGCGGAAGCTGTGTGACGATCGCGGCGCCCTGTTGATCTTCGATGAAGTGCAAACCGGCTTCGGGCGCACCGGGCGCTGGTTTGCGGCGGAGCATTACGAGGTGCTTCCCGACCTGTTCGCCATGGGCAAGGGAATGGGAGGGGGATTCCCCATCGGCGCCGTCGCCTTCCCCGCTGATTGGGGCCCCCTGCCCCCGGGCGCCCACGGCTCCACCTTTGGGGGGAACCCGATGGCCTGCGCCGCGGCTCTTGCGGTGATCGAAACCCTCCGGCGAGAACAGCTGGTCGAACGGGCAGCCCGTCTGGGCGCACAGTTCCAGGAACGCCTGCGTCAGATCCGCTCCTCCCTCGTGCGGGAGATCCGGGGCCTCGGCCTGATGATCGGCGTGGCCCTGCGGGCGCGCGCCACGCCGATCCTCCGCCGCATGATGGAAGAAGGCGTGCTGGCCCTTCCCGCCGGCCCCGATGTGGTGCGGTTTCTCCCCCCTCTGATCGTGGAAACCCATCACCTGGAGCAAATCGCCAGCGCCCTGGAACGCGCCCTTCACGAATCCGCCACGCCCGTTCCTTCCGCCGTCGAAGGAGGGGAAGGATGATCCGGGTGGATGATCCGGAAGCCCTCGCTCTTCTGGAAGCCCTGGTTCGCTTTCCCAGTCCCTCGGGGGCCGAAGGGGAGGCGGCCGCGTTCCTCACCCGCTGGATGATGGCGCACGGATTCGAGGCCTGGGTGGATGAGGCCGGCAACGCCGTGGGAAGCATGGGGGAAGGCCCCCGGACCCTCCTGCTTCTGGGGCACCTGGACACGGCCCCGGGGGAGATCCCGGTGCGGGTGGAGAACGGTCGCCTGTATGGCCGGGGAGCGGTCGATGCGAAGGGTCCGCTGGCGGCGGCGGCCGTCGCGGTCGCCCGGGTGGGCGCTCGACCGGGGTGGCGATGGGTGGTGGTCGGCGCGGTGGAAGAGGAAGCCGCCACCTCTCGCGGCGCGCGCCATCTCTTGCAAACATGGTCCCCTCCCGATATGGTCCTGATCCTCGAGCCCAGCGGGGCCGACGCCATCACCCTGGGCTACAAAGGTCGGATGCTCCTTCATCTCCGCCTCGAAGCGCCCAACCGCCACACGGCTATCCCGGAGCCGAACCCGGCGGAACGGCTGGTGGATCTGTGGATCACCCTTCGGGAGCGCGCCCGGGCCGCTTCCTCCGGGAACCGCATCTTTGAGCAGATCACCCCTTCTCTTCGCCGGATCCAGGCGGATGGGGACGGCCTCCGGGAATGGGCGGAGATGACCGTGGGGTTCCGACTGCCGGAGGCCTGGCCGCCGGAGCGATGGCGGGAGGCGATCCGACCGATCCTGGATACGGCAGGGGCAACCTGGCGGACCGAGGGGGAAGAGCCCGCGTGGCGGGCTTCCGCCGACACCCCACTGGTGCGGGCGTTGCTCGCCGGGATCCGGGGGGAAGGGCTCCACCCCCGCTTTCTCTTAAAATCCGGGACCTCGGACATGAACGTCGTGGGGCCAGCCTGGCGCTGCCCGATCGCCGCCTATGGGCCGGGCGATGCCCGACTGGATCACACCCCGGAGGAGCACATGGAGCTGACCGAATACGTAACCGGAATTCGCGTGCTGACGCGGGCGCTGGAATGGATCGCTGCGCAAGCGTAGAGGCGCAAAGGGGATCCGCCCCATCGGGGAGGGCGTGAAGCGATCTCCCCAACCTCCAAACCCCAGGAAGGGAGGCAACCACCATGCCGCTGGATCACTTTTATATCATCGAATCCACCCTTCGCGAAGGGGAGCAATTCGTAGGAGCCCATTTTTCTACCGAGGACAAGATCCGCATCGCCCACGCCCTGGACGAGTTCGGGGTGGAATATATTGAGCTGACCAACCCCTCGGCCTCACCGAAGAGCTTTGAAGATTGCCGCGTCATCGCCCGTCTGGGGTTGCGTTGCAAAGTGCTGACGCATATCCGCTGCCACCTGGAGGACGCCAGGCGGGCGCTGGAGACCGGCGTGGACGGGATCGATGTGGTCATTGGGGTCTCCTCGTATCTGCGGGCCTTCAGCCACGGCATGAGCGTGGAGGAGATCATCGACCGGGCTGCGGAGGTGCTGACGTTCATCCGGGAGCAGGCTCCCCATATCGAGCTTCGCTTCTCCACCGAGGATACTTTCCGCAGCGATCCGGCAGATCTCCTGCGCGTATATCTGGCGATCGATCGGCTGGGAGTGGTGAACCGGCTGGGGATCGCCGACACGGTGGGCATCGCGACCCCCAGCCAGGTGGCCTGGCTGGTCGGCACCCTGCGACGGCTGACCCGGGCGGACATCGAATTCCATGGCCACAACGATACGGGGTGCGCCATCGCCAACGCCTTCGCCGCTCTCGAGGCCGGCGCGACCCACATCGATACCACCGTCCTGGGCATTGGGGAGCGCAACGGCATCACCCCGCTGGGAGGCTTCATCGCGCGGATGTATACCATTAACCGGGATCTGGTGCGGCGCAAGTATAACCTGAGGAAGCTGCGCGAGATCGAACAGATGGTGGCCGAGATGGTGGGGGTGGAGATCCCTTTCAACAATTACATCACCGGGATGGCCGCTTTCACCCACAAGGCCGGCATCCACGCCAAGGCCATCCTGAACAACCCGGAGACCTATGAGGCGCTGGACCCCCAGGACTTCGGGATGACCCGTTACATCTCCATTGCGCACCGGCTGACCGGATGGAACGCCGTGAAGGCGCGGGCCGAGCAGCTGGGGCTGAACCTGAGCGATGAACAGATCCGGGAGGTCACCGCTCACATCAAGGCCCTGGCGGATGAGAAGCGGATCACCCTGGAGGATGTGGACGAGATGCTGCGGCGCTGGGCCGGAGGGGAGGCGGCTTCCATGTCGCCCCCGCTGCATGCTCCGGCGCCTTCGCGATCCGACTGATGGACGAAGGCAAAGGGAGGGAGAGGACAATGGGACCGCAGACCTTCGCGCAGAAAGCGATCGCCCGGGCAGCCGGCCGCCCGGAGGTCACCGTCGGCGAGATCGTGGATGTGCGGCCGGACTGGATCCTGAGCCATGATAACACGGCCGCCATCGCCCAGATGTTCTACCGCCTCGGGTTGAGGCGCGTGAAGGATCCCGATCGGCTGGTCATCACCCTGGACCACGCGGTCCCGCCCCCGACTCCGCGCCACGCCCAGAACCACGCCGAGATCCGGCGCTTTGTGGCGGAGCAGGGCATCCGCCATTTCTTCGAGGCCGGGCGAGGGATCTGCCATCAGGTGCTCAGCGAGGAGGCCCTGGTGCTACCCGGCCAGATGATCCTGGGGGCCGACAGCCACACCACCCATTTCGGCTGGATGGGGGCCTTCGGAGCTGGCGTGGGGCGCAGCGAGGTGCTGGCCCTCTGGGCCACCGGCGAGCTCTGGCTTCGAGTGCCCGAAAGCATCCGGATCACCCTGGAGGGCCGTCTGCCCTTCGGCGTGACGGCCAAGGATCTCTGCCTGCGGATCTTCCGGGATCTGGGGGCCGATGGCGGGTTGTATCGTTCCGTGGAATTCGCTGGCAACATCTCCGCCCTCTCCATCGAGAGCCGCATGGTGATCGCCAACTTCATGGCCGAGTTCGGGGCCAAGAACGCATACCTCCCCCCAGATGATTCCGTCTTCGAGTGGCTGGCCCTCCGCCGGGCCCGGCGCACCGGCGAGCCCGTGGAGGCGGTCCGTGAAGGCATCGCGGCGAACGCCCTGTATCCGGATCGGGATGCGGTCTATGAGGCCGAGTATCACTACCGGCTGGACGAGCTGGAGCCTATGGTGGCATGTCCCCATTCGGTGGACCATGTGAAGCCGCTGCGAGAGGTGGCCGGCGTCCGGGTGGATCTGGCCTTCATCGGCACCTGCACCAACGGGCGGCTGGAGGACATCGCCGCCGCGGCGGCGATCCTGCGCGGGCGACGGATCGCCCCGAACGTGCGGCTGCTGGTGATCCCCGCCTCCAGCGAGGTGCTCCAGGAGGCCCTCCGACGGGGCTACCTCGAGGTCCTGATCCAGGCGGGAGCCATGATCGGGGTCCCCGGTTGCGGCCCATGCATGGGCAACCATATGGGCATCCCGGCTCCCGGGGAGGTGGTGATCTCATCGGGAAGCCGGAACTTCCGGGGACGGATGGGGACGCCGGACGCGGAGATCTACCTGGCCAGCCCGGCGGTCGTCGCCGCCAGCGCCCTGCGGGGAAGGATCACCGATCCCCGGGAGGTGCTGGAAGGCGAGGCCGTCGGCCACTGTTCTCCGCTCTGATCGCTCAACCCGACCCGAAATCCCCCGGGGGAGACCCAGACCGATGGGCTTGTTGGGCCAGCCAGTCCCGAATTCGTGTCTGCACCCAGGCGGCATCCGCGGGCGGGAGGGGCGGGGGCGGGATCGGACCCGTGTAATCGATCTGGTCTGCGTATCGGGCCCGATCGTAGACTTCATCCAGCACCTGTTGCAGGTCGAGGGGGGCATCGGGGAATGGCGGCCGCAGGGGCACCGCCACCACCGGCAATCGATCCCGCAGATCGATGAACCAGACCAGCACACCCGGCTGATGGGGCCGATAGAGGATCACCGCATAATCGCTACGCCCTGCCACAGGCTCCGCCCGATCCCCGCCCCGCAACAGATCGATCTCCAGCCAGTTCGCGCCGCCCTGCAACAACAGACGGCGCTTCTCCAGCATCGCCTGTTGCCCCCGGGATCCCTTCACCTTGTTCGCTGGCGACAACACTTCGATCGCCGTTACGACCTGATGGGAGCGCGCGTCCCGGATTTCCAGGTAATAATCCCGGATTTCAGGCTCGATCCATGTTTCCACCACCGCAGGTGTAGCAATCGCCGGTCGACCGGGCCATCCAGCAGGGATCTCCCGCTCCTGTGGAGCTCGCGTCACAATTACATCGGGAATC
This region includes:
- a CDS encoding DUF6883 domain-containing protein — its product is MFENQHQEIPDIVDGELLTPLGRRVSVRTVWIVEGEEEIPRFVTAYPQTGE
- a CDS encoding TetR/AcrR family transcriptional regulator; the encoded protein is MASRMAGEARRAQILEAAAQVFAQHGFRGATTRAIARAAGVAEGTIFRYFPTKRHLLLALFEAFVIRPIQQQLQTLETMEPREWLEAFLVERLTAMRARLPLMQALYQEIRTDEAVRQMFVEQIARPFLEQVQALLAAALQRRQRPFHPALILWAIWGALHGVTVFGMEMDPGLAALPPEQIARELTALFLWGLEGHPDEPARR
- a CDS encoding efflux RND transporter periplasmic adaptor subunit → MRSRRWLWFILLIPLFLIGAWALFQRAQAQPPAFPETATIRRGTLRITLSAAGKIRPRAQAALNFATAGTVAEIFVREGEAVRKGQPLARLDTTDLELAVRQAEIAYLTQQVIYSQTVQGPKAEELAAARAAVRSAQAALQALEKGPDPIDLEIARLNVEIAKNAIWQAQLTRDKTAGTPLAAPVDLDLAKARVGQAELQAEVARLQYEKLKAGARPEQLEAARAQLAQAQANLTRMQPDALTIERARLQLEQARLQLEQARRRLEQATLVAPFDGTVVALNIEVGQVVGAGIPGGAVLLADLSDLYLDLTVDEVDVVRLKEKMPVEITLDALPGRTFRGHIESIAPVAMEAGSAATYRVRVVLDERDPALRSGMSATVEIEVDRRENVLLVPNAAVRRDRSTGRAFVNRVVGDRVEEVEIRLGAQGETESEVLEGLREGDIVALGDLRPPTVFRLFGPRR
- the lysW gene encoding lysine biosynthesis protein LysW; its protein translation is MPSGICPECAAHVPLREDVVLHEFLTCPECGTALEVVSLSPLTLDRAPQVEEDWGE
- the lysX gene encoding lysine biosynthesis protein LysX, translated to MRIALFCTLVRTEEKWLLEAFRRRGVEAEVIRDRSTILEVGAPDGWNRFDAVLMRSLSHWQALHAAQLLEDMGLPVINPAAVIHTCADKLLTTAALVRAGVPTPRVRVAFSPEGALQAIEEWGYPVVLKPVLGSWGRLLARVNDRDAAEALLEHKETLGGFAHGVYYIQEYIPKPGRDIRAFVVGGETIAAIYRSSEHWITNTARGGRASKCPITSELADLCARAAAAVGGGVLAIDLFEDPQRGLLVNEINHSMEFRNSVEPTGVDIPGAIVEFVIRVARDGWAAAHSHPHPREVQRWNGSA
- the argC gene encoding N-acetyl-gamma-glutamyl-phosphate reductase, with translation MERVRVSIVGASGYVGGELLRLLLRHPRVEIAQITSESHAGEPVHRVHPHLRRAAVLTFCRMGDLRPCDVLFVALPHGEVAPRIESFAALAPVVVDLSADFRLRDPEAYRRWYDRPHPHPEWLSRFVYGLPECYREDLRGARYISGVGCNAAAAILALWPLVRADILDPDRPILVDVKASSSEAGREPNPGSHHPERHGAIRPYAPVSHRHTAEVRQALGRDTIALSVTAVDAVRGVLATAHAWPRAPLAESDLWRIYRTAYGEEPFIRMVKDRQGLHRLPDPKAVIGSNFADVGFAVEEETGRIVALCALDNLMKGAAGSAVQSLNIAMGWPETAGLDLIPVYPA
- a CDS encoding [LysW]-aminoadipate kinase, which encodes MWVIKIGGNAAVNAEAVLEELAAWAREGRRWVLVHGISAEADALGEALGHPPRYVTSASGFTSRYTDERTRDILLMAYGRVNAHLVAGLRRRGVHAIGLRGIDGGLLLARRKEALRIREGDRFLILRGDYSGTPMGVNAALLRALLEQGLYPVIAPMGITPEGEVVNVDGDRAAAAIATALRAEGLIFLTGAPGLLRSFPDEQTRVAELRLEELEEAMAWAQGRMRHKLLAAREALQNGLRCVWLADGRRPTPLTAALQGEGTRILATPSGIPLQVEAMGSEQPLSASGRKKG
- a CDS encoding aspartate aminotransferase family protein; protein product: MDVRAIESRYTSGVYPKRDLVLIRGEGVYVWDAEGHRYLDATGGQGVALLGHNPAAVRAALREQMDRLMICPEIFYNDRRAELLEALQSILPGGRAWRIFLCNSGAEAVEAAIKFARWRTGRREIIAARRAFHGRTMGALSATWNPAYRQPFEPLVPGFRHIPFNDVDALEAAIGPETAAVILEPVQGEGGVWPADPAFLQAARKLCDDRGALLIFDEVQTGFGRTGRWFAAEHYEVLPDLFAMGKGMGGGFPIGAVAFPADWGPLPPGAHGSTFGGNPMACAAALAVIETLRREQLVERAARLGAQFQERLRQIRSSLVREIRGLGLMIGVALRARATPILRRMMEEGVLALPAGPDVVRFLPPLIVETHHLEQIASALERALHESATPVPSAVEGGEG
- a CDS encoding [LysW]-lysine hydrolase; amino-acid sequence: MIRVDDPEALALLEALVRFPSPSGAEGEAAAFLTRWMMAHGFEAWVDEAGNAVGSMGEGPRTLLLLGHLDTAPGEIPVRVENGRLYGRGAVDAKGPLAAAAVAVARVGARPGWRWVVVGAVEEEAATSRGARHLLQTWSPPDMVLILEPSGADAITLGYKGRMLLHLRLEAPNRHTAIPEPNPAERLVDLWITLRERARAASSGNRIFEQITPSLRRIQADGDGLREWAEMTVGFRLPEAWPPERWREAIRPILDTAGATWRTEGEEPAWRASADTPLVRALLAGIRGEGLHPRFLLKSGTSDMNVVGPAWRCPIAAYGPGDARLDHTPEEHMELTEYVTGIRVLTRALEWIAAQA
- the lysS gene encoding homocitrate synthase, with translation MPLDHFYIIESTLREGEQFVGAHFSTEDKIRIAHALDEFGVEYIELTNPSASPKSFEDCRVIARLGLRCKVLTHIRCHLEDARRALETGVDGIDVVIGVSSYLRAFSHGMSVEEIIDRAAEVLTFIREQAPHIELRFSTEDTFRSDPADLLRVYLAIDRLGVVNRLGIADTVGIATPSQVAWLVGTLRRLTRADIEFHGHNDTGCAIANAFAALEAGATHIDTTVLGIGERNGITPLGGFIARMYTINRDLVRRKYNLRKLREIEQMVAEMVGVEIPFNNYITGMAAFTHKAGIHAKAILNNPETYEALDPQDFGMTRYISIAHRLTGWNAVKARAEQLGLNLSDEQIREVTAHIKALADEKRITLEDVDEMLRRWAGGEAASMSPPLHAPAPSRSD
- a CDS encoding 3-isopropylmalate dehydratase large subunit, producing MGPQTFAQKAIARAAGRPEVTVGEIVDVRPDWILSHDNTAAIAQMFYRLGLRRVKDPDRLVITLDHAVPPPTPRHAQNHAEIRRFVAEQGIRHFFEAGRGICHQVLSEEALVLPGQMILGADSHTTHFGWMGAFGAGVGRSEVLALWATGELWLRVPESIRITLEGRLPFGVTAKDLCLRIFRDLGADGGLYRSVEFAGNISALSIESRMVIANFMAEFGAKNAYLPPDDSVFEWLALRRARRTGEPVEAVREGIAANALYPDRDAVYEAEYHYRLDELEPMVACPHSVDHVKPLREVAGVRVDLAFIGTCTNGRLEDIAAAAAILRGRRIAPNVRLLVIPASSEVLQEALRRGYLEVLIQAGAMIGVPGCGPCMGNHMGIPAPGEVVISSGSRNFRGRMGTPDAEIYLASPAVVAASALRGRITDPREVLEGEAVGHCSPL
- a CDS encoding DUF4058 family protein, producing MPSPFPGMDPYLEDPTLWPDVHHGLIEGIRAYLAPLLAPHFYVRVEQRVYVTSPIEDPGYRALIPDVIVTRAPQEREIPAGWPGRPAIATPAVVETWIEPEIRDYYLEIRDARSHQVVTAIEVLSPANKVKGSRGQQAMLEKRRLLLQGGANWLEIDLLRGGDRAEPVAGRSDYAVILYRPHQPGVLVWFIDLRDRLPVVAVPLRPPFPDAPLDLQQVLDEVYDRARYADQIDYTGPIPPPPLPPADAAWVQTRIRDWLAQQAHRSGSPPGDFGSG